The Tardiphaga alba genome includes a window with the following:
- a CDS encoding cobalamin-independent methionine synthase II family protein, which produces MQRTKAPFRADEVGSLLRPASIKEARAKLEKGEISADDLRKVEDLEIEKVVHRQASVGLKLATDGEFRRSWWHFDFLAKLTGCELYHPDTGIQFTGVETRHDSVRVIGKLDFPDDHPMLDHFRFLKRHADIAGVAAKMTIPSPAVLHFRGGRKAISKEVYPDIDVFFEDLGKTYRKAVKAFYDAGCRYLQFDDTVWAYLCSEDELNKVRARGEDADNLQQIYSRIINYAIADRPADMVITTHVCRGNFRSTWISSGGYEPVAETLLAGTNYDGYFLEYDSDRAGGFEPLRFLPKGNKVVVVGVITSKFGELEKKEDILARMKEAAKFAPLEQLAVSPQCGFASTEEGNILSEDEQWAKLKLAVDVSNELWGK; this is translated from the coding sequence CCGACGAAGTCGGCAGCCTTCTGCGTCCGGCCTCCATCAAGGAAGCGCGCGCCAAGCTGGAAAAGGGCGAAATCAGCGCCGATGATCTGCGCAAGGTCGAGGATCTCGAAATCGAGAAAGTGGTGCATCGTCAGGCATCGGTCGGCCTCAAGCTCGCCACCGACGGCGAATTCCGGCGCTCCTGGTGGCACTTCGATTTCCTCGCCAAGCTGACCGGCTGCGAGCTTTATCACCCCGACACCGGCATCCAATTCACCGGTGTCGAAACCCGCCATGACTCGGTGCGCGTGATCGGCAAGCTGGATTTCCCCGACGATCATCCGATGCTCGATCACTTCCGCTTCCTCAAGCGGCATGCCGATATCGCTGGCGTCGCGGCGAAGATGACGATCCCGTCACCGGCCGTGCTGCATTTCCGCGGCGGCCGCAAGGCGATCTCGAAAGAGGTCTATCCGGATATCGACGTGTTTTTCGAGGATCTCGGCAAGACCTATCGCAAGGCCGTAAAGGCCTTCTACGATGCGGGCTGCCGCTATCTCCAGTTCGACGACACGGTCTGGGCCTATCTCTGCTCGGAAGACGAGCTGAATAAAGTGCGCGCCCGCGGCGAGGATGCCGATAATCTGCAGCAGATCTATTCCCGCATCATCAATTACGCCATCGCCGATCGCCCCGCCGACATGGTGATCACCACGCATGTGTGCCGCGGCAATTTCCGCTCCACCTGGATTTCCTCGGGCGGCTATGAACCGGTGGCGGAAACGCTGCTCGCCGGCACCAATTACGACGGCTACTTCCTGGAATACGATAGCGACCGCGCCGGCGGCTTCGAACCGCTGCGCTTCCTGCCCAAGGGCAACAAGGTCGTGGTCGTCGGCGTCATCACCTCGAAATTCGGCGAGCTGGAAAAGAAGGAAGACATCCTGGCCCGCATGAAGGAAGCGGCAAAGTTCGCACCGCTCGAGCAACTTGCCGTCTCCCCGCAATGCGGCTTCGCCTCCACCGAAGAGGGCAACATCCTCAGCGAGGATGAGCAGTGGGCAAAACTGAAGCTCGCAGTGGATGTGTCAAACGAGCTTTGGGGGAAGTGA
- a CDS encoding IS110 family RNA-guided transposase has product MPELKVRFHKAGSRKMTQTITQVAGIDTAKHKLDIALHGQSKRWQIENCVSGWRDLASRLAGAGVNKVGIEATGGYESGVVAYLRGAGFVVLLLQPLQVKNFAKSRLRRAKNDALDAELIAAYTAQAEPRDIAPDARLTGLAGQLTFVEQTEEDIARLKIRLEHIGEPQQRRLYLRDIARLQARRRAELKRIAALLRQHDDLARRLALVLSIPGIGERTALAIVIRMPELGQISREEAAALAGLAPFDNDSGKHRGQRHIAGGRDRLRRSLYAAALPASFRWNAALIDLYRRLMARGKAHQAALIACARKLIVYANTVVQRGTPWIKSPAL; this is encoded by the coding sequence TTGCCGGAACTCAAGGTTCGCTTTCACAAGGCAGGGTCGAGGAAGATGACACAGACTATCACACAGGTGGCCGGTATCGATACGGCCAAGCACAAGCTCGATATCGCGCTGCACGGCCAGTCAAAGCGATGGCAGATCGAGAATTGCGTCAGTGGATGGCGGGATCTGGCGTCACGCCTCGCCGGAGCTGGCGTCAACAAGGTCGGAATCGAAGCCACCGGCGGCTACGAAAGCGGCGTCGTTGCCTATTTGCGGGGAGCCGGCTTTGTGGTTCTGCTGCTGCAACCGCTACAGGTGAAAAACTTTGCAAAGTCACGGCTACGCCGCGCCAAAAATGACGCTCTCGATGCCGAACTGATCGCCGCTTACACCGCGCAGGCCGAGCCGCGCGATATTGCGCCGGACGCCAGACTGACGGGATTAGCGGGCCAACTCACCTTTGTTGAGCAGACTGAGGAGGACATCGCCCGTCTCAAAATCCGCCTCGAGCATATTGGCGAGCCACAGCAGCGACGTCTTTATCTTCGCGACATTGCGCGTTTGCAGGCGCGGCGCCGGGCCGAACTCAAGCGGATTGCTGCTCTGCTGCGCCAGCATGATGATCTGGCGCGGCGCCTCGCCTTGGTGCTTAGCATTCCCGGTATCGGCGAACGCACCGCGCTTGCCATCGTCATCCGCATGCCTGAGCTCGGCCAGATCAGCCGCGAGGAAGCTGCAGCTTTGGCTGGCCTTGCGCCGTTTGATAACGACAGCGGCAAGCACCGTGGCCAACGCCATATTGCCGGCGGGCGCGATCGGCTGCGCCGGTCGCTGTACGCGGCCGCTTTGCCGGCTTCATTCCGGTGGAATGCGGCTCTGATCGACCTCTACCGACGATTGATGGCCCGTGGGAAAGCCCACCAGGCCGCACTCATCGCCTGTGCCAGGAAGCTCATCGTCTACGCTAACACCGTCGTCCAGCGCGGAACTCCGTGGATCAAAAGTCCCGCGCTTTAA
- a CDS encoding UDP-glucose dehydrogenase family protein, whose protein sequence is MRIAMIGTGYVGLVSGACFADFGHQVTCVDKDNRKIEALERGEIPIYEPGLDALVASNVKSGRLSFATDLAGPVAQADAVFIAVGTPSRRGDGHADLSYVHAAAREIAANVQGFTVVITKSTVPVGTGDEVERIIKEANPAADVAVASNPEFLREGAAIRDFKHPDRIVVGTEDERAQKVVAEIYRPLYLNQAPIMYTGRRTAELIKYAANAFLATKITFINEIADLAERTGADVQDVARGIGLDNRIGGKFLHAGPGFGGSCFPKDTRALVKTGQDYEAPLRIVEAVLSVNDNRKRAMARKVQHALGGSLRGKTVGVLGLTFKPNTDDMREAPSIPLITALQDLGASVQAYDPVGMEQAKPELPASVTYCDDAYACADGADALVIVTEWEQFRALDLAQLKAKMKQPVLVDLRNVYRPDEMEKAGFTYESVGRGRG, encoded by the coding sequence ATGCGCATTGCGATGATCGGCACCGGTTATGTTGGCCTCGTCTCGGGGGCCTGTTTTGCCGATTTCGGCCACCAGGTGACCTGCGTGGACAAGGACAACCGCAAGATCGAAGCTCTCGAGCGCGGTGAAATCCCGATCTACGAGCCCGGCCTCGACGCCCTCGTTGCCAGCAATGTGAAATCCGGCCGGCTCTCCTTCGCCACCGATCTCGCCGGCCCCGTCGCGCAGGCCGATGCGGTGTTCATCGCCGTCGGCACCCCGTCCCGCCGTGGCGACGGCCACGCCGACCTCTCCTATGTCCACGCCGCCGCCCGCGAAATCGCGGCGAATGTTCAGGGTTTCACGGTGGTCATCACCAAATCCACCGTTCCGGTCGGCACCGGCGACGAGGTGGAGCGCATCATCAAGGAAGCCAATCCGGCCGCCGATGTCGCCGTCGCCTCGAATCCCGAGTTTTTGCGCGAGGGTGCGGCGATCCGCGATTTCAAGCATCCCGACCGTATCGTGGTCGGCACCGAGGACGAGCGCGCTCAGAAAGTAGTCGCCGAGATCTATCGGCCGCTTTACCTGAACCAGGCGCCGATCATGTATACGGGCCGCCGCACCGCCGAACTGATCAAATACGCAGCCAATGCGTTTCTCGCCACCAAGATCACCTTCATCAATGAAATCGCCGATCTCGCCGAGCGCACCGGCGCCGATGTGCAGGACGTCGCCCGCGGCATCGGCCTCGACAACCGCATCGGTGGTAAGTTTTTGCACGCCGGCCCCGGTTTCGGCGGCTCCTGCTTTCCGAAAGATACGCGCGCGCTGGTGAAAACCGGCCAGGACTATGAAGCCCCGCTGCGCATCGTCGAAGCCGTGCTCTCGGTCAACGACAATCGCAAGCGCGCAATGGCGCGCAAAGTCCAGCACGCCCTAGGCGGCAGCCTCCGCGGCAAAACTGTCGGCGTGCTCGGCCTCACCTTCAAGCCCAACACCGATGACATGCGTGAAGCGCCGTCGATCCCGCTGATCACAGCGCTGCAGGATCTCGGCGCCAGCGTGCAGGCCTACGACCCCGTCGGCATGGAGCAGGCCAAGCCCGAACTGCCCGCCTCCGTCACCTATTGCGACGATGCCTATGCCTGCGCCGATGGCGCAGACGCGCTGGTGATCGTGACCGAGTGGGAGCAATTCCGCGCGCTCGATCTTGCGCAGCTGAAGGCGAAGATGAAGCAGCCGGTGCTGGTCGATCTGCGCAACGTGTATCGGCCGGACGAGATGGAGAAGGCTGGGTTTACATATGAGAGCGTGGGACGCGGACGAGGTTAA
- the metK gene encoding methionine adenosyltransferase, whose amino-acid sequence MRASYLFTSESVSEGHPDKICDRISDEIVDLFFREGPKAGIDPWDIRAACETLATTNKVVIAGETRGPSTVTNDHIEAVVRAAIKDIGYEQDGFHWQKADVQILLHPQSADIAQGVDAKQPTNAEEGAGDQGIMFGYASNETPELMPAPIFYAHKILRLISEARHAGTEKVLGPDSKSQVTVQYENGKPVGVREIVVSHQHLVEDMTSNQVRERVEPYVRKALPEGWITDKTIWHINPTGKFFIGGPDGDAGLTGRKIIVDTYGGAAPHGGGAFSGKDSTKVDRSAAYAARYVAKNIVAAGLADKATLQLAYAIGVARPLSIYVDTHGTGKVADDQIEKAVAASMDLTPRGIRKHLDLNKPIYARTAAYGHFGRTPDADGGFSWEKTDLVDALKRNV is encoded by the coding sequence ATGCGCGCGTCTTATCTCTTCACCAGTGAATCGGTTTCCGAAGGCCATCCGGACAAGATCTGCGACCGAATCTCGGACGAAATCGTCGATCTGTTCTTCCGCGAAGGCCCGAAGGCAGGCATCGATCCCTGGGACATTCGCGCTGCTTGCGAAACCCTTGCCACCACCAACAAGGTCGTGATCGCCGGCGAAACCCGCGGCCCCTCGACCGTCACCAATGACCACATCGAAGCCGTCGTCCGCGCTGCCATCAAGGATATCGGTTACGAGCAGGACGGCTTCCACTGGCAGAAGGCCGATGTGCAGATCCTGCTGCATCCGCAGTCGGCCGATATCGCACAGGGCGTCGATGCCAAGCAGCCGACCAATGCCGAAGAAGGCGCTGGCGACCAGGGCATCATGTTCGGCTACGCGTCCAATGAGACCCCGGAGCTGATGCCGGCCCCGATCTTCTACGCGCACAAGATCCTGCGCCTGATCTCGGAAGCCCGCCATGCCGGCACCGAAAAGGTGCTCGGCCCGGACTCCAAGAGCCAGGTCACCGTGCAGTATGAAAACGGCAAGCCCGTCGGCGTGCGCGAGATCGTCGTCTCGCATCAGCATCTCGTCGAGGACATGACCTCGAACCAGGTGCGCGAGCGCGTCGAGCCTTACGTCCGCAAGGCGCTGCCGGAAGGCTGGATCACCGACAAGACGATCTGGCACATCAATCCGACCGGCAAGTTCTTCATCGGCGGTCCCGATGGCGACGCAGGTCTCACCGGCCGCAAGATCATCGTCGACACCTATGGTGGCGCGGCTCCGCATGGCGGCGGCGCGTTCTCGGGCAAGGATTCGACCAAGGTCGATCGTTCGGCTGCCTATGCCGCCCGTTACGTGGCCAAGAACATCGTTGCCGCCGGCCTCGCCGACAAGGCAACGCTGCAGCTCGCTTACGCCATCGGCGTGGCGCGTCCGCTGTCGATCTATGTGGACACCCATGGCACCGGCAAGGTCGCCGACGACCAGATTGAGAAGGCCGTTGCCGCTTCGATGGATCTCACCCCGCGTGGCATCCGCAAGCATCTCGACCTCAACAAGCCGATCTATGCCCGCACCGCCGCTTACGGCCACTTCGGCCGTACGCCCGATGCGGATGGCGGCTTCTCCTGGGAGAAGACCGACCTCGTCGATGCGCTGAAGCGCAACGTTTAA
- the ahcY gene encoding adenosylhomocysteinase, whose product MAAPAGFTDYIVKDISLADFGRKELSIAETEMPGLMATREEFGPKQPLKGARIAGSLHMTIQTGVLIETLKALGADIRWVSCNIYSTQDHAAAAIAAAGIPVFAVKGETLKDYWDYTAKLFDWHGGGHPNMILDDGGDATMYVHLGLRAENGDTAFLDKPGSEEEEVFFALLKKQLKEKPKGYFKAIADSIKGVSEETTTGVHRLYDMQKAGTLLWPAINVNDSVTKSKFDNLYGCRESLVDGIRRGTDVMMSGKVAMVAGFGDVGKGSAASLRQAGCRVLVSEIDPICALQAAMEGYEVVTMEDAAPRADIFVTATGNKDIITIEHMRAMKDRAIVCNIGHFDNEIQVGALKNLKWDNIKPQVDEITFADGKRMILLSEGRLVNLGNATGHPSFVMSASFTNQTLAQIELYANNKDSKYKKEVYVLPKSLDEKVARLHLAKIGVKLSTLSNEQAAYIGVKQEGPFKAEHYRY is encoded by the coding sequence ATGGCCGCACCCGCCGGTTTCACCGACTACATCGTCAAGGACATTTCGCTCGCCGATTTCGGCCGCAAGGAGCTCTCGATCGCCGAGACCGAAATGCCGGGCCTGATGGCCACCCGTGAAGAATTCGGCCCGAAGCAGCCGCTGAAGGGCGCGCGCATCGCCGGCTCCCTGCACATGACCATTCAGACTGGCGTGCTGATCGAGACGCTGAAGGCGCTCGGCGCCGACATCCGCTGGGTCTCGTGCAACATCTATTCGACCCAGGACCACGCCGCCGCCGCGATCGCCGCTGCCGGCATTCCGGTGTTCGCCGTCAAGGGTGAAACGCTGAAGGATTACTGGGACTACACCGCCAAGCTGTTCGACTGGCATGGCGGTGGCCACCCGAACATGATCCTCGACGACGGCGGCGATGCCACCATGTATGTCCATCTCGGCCTGCGCGCCGAGAACGGCGACACCGCCTTCCTCGACAAGCCGGGTTCGGAAGAAGAGGAAGTGTTCTTCGCGCTGCTGAAGAAGCAGCTCAAGGAAAAGCCGAAGGGCTACTTCAAGGCGATCGCCGACTCGATCAAGGGCGTGTCGGAAGAAACCACCACGGGCGTGCATCGTCTGTACGACATGCAGAAGGCTGGCACGCTGCTGTGGCCCGCCATCAACGTCAACGACAGCGTCACCAAGTCGAAGTTCGACAACCTCTATGGTTGCCGTGAATCGCTGGTGGACGGCATCCGCCGCGGCACCGACGTCATGATGTCGGGCAAGGTCGCCATGGTCGCCGGCTTCGGTGACGTCGGCAAGGGCTCGGCCGCCTCGCTGCGCCAGGCCGGCTGCCGCGTGCTGGTGTCCGAAATCGATCCGATCTGCGCATTGCAGGCGGCGATGGAAGGCTATGAAGTCGTGACCATGGAAGACGCCGCGCCGCGCGCCGACATCTTCGTCACCGCGACGGGCAACAAGGACATCATCACCATCGAGCACATGCGCGCGATGAAGGATCGTGCCATCGTCTGCAACATCGGCCACTTCGACAACGAGATCCAGGTCGGTGCGCTGAAGAACCTGAAGTGGGACAACATCAAGCCGCAGGTCGACGAGATCACCTTCGCCGACGGCAAGCGTATGATCCTGCTGTCGGAAGGCCGCCTTGTGAATCTCGGCAACGCGACCGGTCACCCGTCCTTCGTGATGTCGGCGTCCTTCACCAACCAGACGCTGGCGCAGATCGAACTCTACGCCAACAACAAGGACAGCAAGTACAAGAAGGAAGTGTACGTGCTGCCGAAGTCGCTCGACGAGAAGGTCGCGCGCCTGCATCTCGCCAAGATCGGCGTCAAGCTCAGCACGCTCAGCAACGAGCAGGCCGCCTATATCGGCGTGAAGCAGGAAGGCCCGTTCAAGGCCGAGCACTACCGCTACTGA
- a CDS encoding LLM class flavin-dependent oxidoreductase → MTLELGLDTFGDVTRGADGQMLSHAQVIRNVIDEAVLADQLGVDFFGVGEHHRADFAVSAPEVVLAAIAARTKRIRLGSAVTVLSSDDPIRVFQRFATVDAASNGRAEVILGRGSFTESFPLFGFKLEDYETLFEDKLDLFAELVNSEDVTWSGTTRPPLTHQRVYPPIETGNLTTWIGVGGSPQSVVRAVRYDMPLMLAIIGGDPKRFKPYVDLYHRAYAEIKRPVKPIGVHSPGYIAATDEQAREDIWGDYKQMRDRIGKERGWPPMERREFDQEVDHGSLYVGSPETVAKKIAKTAKALGLSRFDMKYSAGPLPHEKLMSCIELYGTKVIPMVREMLK, encoded by the coding sequence ATGACACTCGAACTCGGTCTCGACACGTTCGGCGACGTCACGCGCGGCGCCGACGGCCAGATGCTGTCGCATGCCCAGGTCATCCGTAACGTCATCGACGAAGCTGTTCTCGCCGATCAGCTTGGTGTCGATTTCTTCGGCGTCGGCGAACATCACCGCGCGGATTTTGCGGTGTCCGCACCGGAAGTCGTGCTTGCGGCGATCGCTGCGCGTACTAAGCGCATCCGTCTCGGATCGGCCGTGACGGTGCTGAGCTCCGACGATCCGATCCGCGTCTTCCAGCGCTTTGCGACAGTTGATGCCGCATCCAATGGCCGTGCCGAAGTGATCCTCGGCCGGGGCTCGTTCACCGAGTCCTTCCCGCTGTTTGGATTCAAGCTCGAGGATTACGAGACCCTGTTTGAGGACAAGCTGGATCTGTTTGCGGAGCTGGTGAACAGCGAGGACGTCACCTGGAGCGGCACCACGCGCCCTCCGCTCACCCATCAGCGCGTCTATCCGCCCATCGAGACCGGCAACCTCACCACATGGATCGGCGTCGGCGGCAGCCCGCAATCCGTGGTGCGCGCGGTACGCTACGACATGCCCTTGATGCTCGCCATCATCGGCGGCGATCCCAAGCGCTTCAAACCCTATGTCGATCTCTATCACCGCGCCTATGCCGAGATTAAACGCCCGGTGAAACCTATTGGCGTGCATTCACCCGGCTATATCGCAGCCACCGACGAACAGGCGCGCGAGGACATCTGGGGCGACTACAAGCAGATGCGCGACCGCATCGGCAAGGAGCGCGGCTGGCCGCCGATGGAACGCCGCGAATTCGATCAGGAAGTCGATCACGGCTCGCTCTATGTCGGTTCGCCCGAGACCGTGGCGAAGAAAATCGCGAAGACGGCAAAGGCGCTCGGCCTCTCGCGCTTCGACATGAAATACAGCGCCGGCCCGCTGCCGCATGAGAAGCTGATGAGCTGCATCGAGCTGTACGGGACCAAGGTGATCCCGATGGTGCGGGAGATGCTGAAGTAA
- a CDS encoding fumarylacetoacetate hydrolase family protein, with the protein MTASYVIPQPPQAAIAVQGETAKFPVRRVWCVGRNYLEHIRELGNDERNPPFFFAKHADMAVADGSVIPYPTLTKDMQHEVELLVALKSGGLNISPEQALDHVWGYGVSVDLTRRDLQTISRKKEQPWEIGKSFDMSAPTGALIPASKSGHPSKGKIWLSVNGTERQKGDLSEMIWNIAEIISKLSLQVELGAGDVILTGTPAGVAALNPGDKVTCGVDGIGTLNFAISEPK; encoded by the coding sequence ATGACCGCTTCCTACGTGATCCCACAGCCGCCGCAGGCCGCCATTGCCGTCCAGGGCGAGACTGCCAAATTCCCGGTCCGCCGCGTCTGGTGCGTCGGCCGCAATTATCTCGAACACATCCGCGAGCTCGGCAATGACGAGCGCAACCCTCCCTTCTTCTTCGCCAAGCATGCCGACATGGCGGTGGCCGATGGCAGCGTGATCCCCTACCCGACCCTGACCAAGGACATGCAGCACGAGGTCGAGCTACTGGTGGCGCTGAAGAGCGGTGGCCTCAACATCTCGCCCGAGCAGGCGCTCGATCACGTCTGGGGCTACGGCGTCAGCGTCGATCTCACCCGCCGCGACCTGCAGACCATTTCGCGCAAGAAAGAGCAGCCCTGGGAGATCGGCAAGTCGTTCGACATGTCGGCACCCACCGGCGCGCTGATCCCGGCTTCGAAGTCCGGCCATCCGTCCAAGGGCAAGATCTGGCTGTCGGTGAACGGCACCGAACGCCAGAAGGGCGACCTGTCGGAAATGATCTGGAATATCGCCGAGATCATCTCGAAACTGTCGCTGCAGGTCGAACTCGGCGCCGGCGACGTCATCCTCACCGGCACGCCTGCGGGCGTGGCTGCGCTCAATCCCGGCGACAAGGTCACCTGCGGCGTGGACGGTATCGGCACCTTGAACTTCGCGATCAGCGAACCCAAGTAA
- a CDS encoding ABC transporter ATP-binding protein — MAKVTRKVTDDPYGAWALIRRLITEQAATYWRGYLAAFLLMAVSAGATASSAYMLGEVINQAYVDRSIERIALFSGFVVLIFLAKGAATYGHTVILSKISNAIVANNQRRLFAKLMSESIGFFSERHSSEFLQRLTAGANSVTQVLNLLINAVGRDLLSLIALVSVMVMQDPYMAITGFLVAPPAILVLRKLVRRIKGLARNQFTGTTEILEVMQESLQGIRTVKAFTLEQTMQARMEASITSVEQNANKMARVSSRSSPLMETLGGFAIAGALMYGGYRVVEMGATPGQFFSFITAFLLAYEPAKRLARLNIDLNSQLIGAHTLLEIVDSPATEPNDDHKPALKLNDARVELRDVTFRYRPGEIVLNRMSFTAEPGKMTALVGPSGGGKSTVLALLLRMYEVSEGQIIIDGQNTADVSRRSLRGQTAYVGQDVYMFRGTIRDNIAFGRPGATEDDIVAAARAACAHDFILSFPLGYNTPVGEHGTTLSGGQRQRIAIARALVKNAPLILLDEATAALDSESEKSVQEAIEHLCQNRTTIVIAHRLHTIMHADAILVVEGGEIVERGRHDDLLRQDGRYASFFRLQHREASPLAPLDASA; from the coding sequence ATGGCCAAAGTTACACGCAAAGTCACTGACGACCCCTATGGCGCCTGGGCGCTGATCCGCCGGCTGATCACCGAGCAGGCCGCCACCTATTGGCGCGGCTACCTCGCCGCCTTCCTGCTGATGGCCGTCTCGGCCGGCGCCACCGCGTCCTCCGCCTATATGCTGGGCGAGGTCATCAACCAGGCCTATGTGGACCGGAGCATCGAGCGCATCGCGCTGTTCTCCGGCTTCGTGGTCCTCATTTTCCTGGCCAAGGGTGCTGCCACCTATGGCCATACGGTGATCCTGTCCAAGATCTCCAACGCCATCGTCGCCAACAACCAGCGCCGGCTGTTCGCCAAGCTTATGAGCGAGAGCATCGGCTTCTTCTCGGAGCGCCATTCGTCCGAATTCCTGCAGCGCCTCACCGCCGGCGCCAATTCGGTGACGCAGGTGCTGAACCTGCTGATCAACGCGGTCGGCCGCGATCTGCTGTCGCTGATCGCGCTGGTCAGCGTGATGGTGATGCAGGATCCCTATATGGCGATCACCGGCTTCCTGGTGGCGCCACCCGCGATCCTGGTGCTGCGCAAGCTCGTCCGCCGCATCAAGGGTCTCGCGCGAAATCAGTTCACCGGCACGACCGAGATTCTCGAAGTCATGCAGGAATCGCTGCAGGGCATCCGCACGGTCAAGGCCTTCACGCTCGAGCAGACGATGCAGGCCCGCATGGAAGCCAGCATCACCTCCGTCGAGCAGAACGCCAACAAGATGGCGCGCGTCTCCAGCCGTTCGTCGCCGCTGATGGAAACCCTTGGCGGCTTCGCCATTGCCGGCGCGCTGATGTATGGCGGCTACCGCGTGGTCGAGATGGGCGCGACGCCCGGCCAGTTCTTCTCGTTCATCACTGCATTCCTGCTCGCTTATGAGCCGGCCAAGCGGCTTGCGCGCTTGAATATCGACCTCAACAGCCAGCTGATCGGCGCGCACACGCTGCTGGAGATCGTCGATAGCCCCGCCACCGAGCCCAATGACGACCACAAGCCGGCGCTGAAACTCAATGACGCCCGCGTCGAGCTGCGCGACGTCACCTTCCGCTATCGCCCCGGCGAGATCGTGCTCAACCGCATGAGCTTCACAGCCGAGCCCGGCAAGATGACCGCGCTGGTCGGCCCTTCCGGCGGCGGCAAGTCCACCGTGCTGGCGCTGCTGCTGCGCATGTACGAAGTCTCCGAAGGCCAGATCATCATCGACGGCCAGAACACCGCCGACGTCTCCCGCCGCTCGCTGCGCGGCCAGACCGCTTATGTCGGCCAGGACGTCTACATGTTCCGGGGCACCATTCGCGACAACATCGCCTTCGGTCGGCCGGGCGCCACCGAGGACGACATCGTCGCCGCGGCCCGGGCTGCCTGCGCCCATGATTTCATCCTCAGCTTCCCGCTCGGCTATAACACGCCGGTGGGCGAGCATGGCACCACGCTCTCAGGCGGCCAGCGCCAGCGCATCGCCATCGCCCGCGCGCTGGTGAAGAATGCGCCGCTGATCCTGCTGGATGAGGCAACCGCAGCGCTCGATTCCGAATCCGAAAAATCGGTGCAGGAAGCCATCGAGCATCTCTGCCAGAACCGCACCACCATCGTCATTGCGCATCGCCTGCACACCATCATGCATGCCGATGCGATCCTGGTGGTGGAAGGTGGCGAGATCGTCGAGCGCGGCCGCCACGATGACCTGCTGCGCCAAGATGGCCGCTATGCGTCCTTCTTCCGCCTGCAGCATCGCGAGGCCTCCCCGCTGGCGCCGCTCGACGCATCGGCGTAA
- the galE gene encoding UDP-glucose 4-epimerase GalE gives MTVLVTGGAGYIGSHMVHALVEAGESVVVIDNLSTGFSTYLPEGVPLFIGDVADENLVEGVINAHGIDAIIHFAGSVVVPESMRDPLAYYRNNTATSRNLLNAAVKCGVKRFIFSSTAAVYGNPDITPVAEEAPTRPLSPYGSSKLMTEIMLHDIAPAYGMEFVVLRYFNVAGADPQGRTGLATMGATHLLKIAVEAATGQRNKIDVYGTDYPTPDGSCIRDFIHVSDLVQAHRAALAYLREGGTSTTLNCGYGRGYSVLETIEAVRRASGRNFAVQYAPRRDGDIMTMIADTSRIRATLNWTPQYDDLETIARHALAWEEKLARERFGVELMAKSA, from the coding sequence ATGACGGTTCTGGTCACCGGCGGTGCCGGCTATATCGGAAGTCACATGGTGCATGCGCTGGTCGAGGCCGGCGAGAGCGTCGTTGTCATCGACAATCTGTCCACCGGCTTCTCCACCTATCTGCCCGAAGGCGTTCCGCTGTTCATCGGCGATGTCGCCGACGAGAATCTCGTCGAGGGCGTGATCAACGCCCATGGCATTGATGCCATCATTCATTTCGCCGGCTCCGTCGTCGTGCCGGAATCCATGCGCGATCCGCTTGCCTACTATCGCAACAACACCGCGACCTCGCGCAACCTGCTCAATGCAGCCGTGAAATGCGGCGTGAAGCGCTTCATCTTTTCGTCCACCGCCGCCGTTTACGGCAATCCGGACATCACCCCCGTTGCCGAAGAAGCGCCGACGCGGCCGCTGTCGCCTTACGGTTCATCGAAGCTGATGACCGAGATCATGTTGCATGACATTGCGCCGGCCTATGGCATGGAATTCGTCGTGCTGCGCTACTTCAACGTCGCCGGCGCCGATCCGCAGGGCCGGACCGGCCTTGCCACCATGGGCGCGACGCATCTGCTCAAGATCGCCGTCGAGGCCGCCACCGGCCAGCGCAACAAGATCGACGTCTACGGCACTGATTATCCGACACCGGACGGAAGCTGCATCCGCGACTTCATTCATGTCAGCGACCTCGTGCAGGCGCACCGCGCCGCGCTCGCTTATCTGCGCGAAGGCGGAACCTCCACAACGCTGAATTGCGGCTATGGCCGCGGCTATTCCGTGCTGGAAACCATCGAAGCCGTCCGCCGCGCCTCCGGCCGCAATTTCGCCGTCCAATATGCCCCGCGGCGCGACGGCGACATCATGACCATGATCGCCGACACGTCACGTATCCGCGCCACCCTTAACTGGACACCGCAATACGACGACCTGGAAACCATCGCCCGCCACGCGCTCGCCTGGGAGGAGAAACTCGCCCGAGAGCGCTTCGGGGTCGAACTGATGGCGAAATCGGCCTGA